One Pyrofollis japonicus DNA window includes the following coding sequences:
- the rpl12p gene encoding 50S ribosomal protein P1, whose protein sequence is MEYIYASLMLHAAGKEINEENLKKVLEAAGVQVDEARVKAVVAALKNINIDEVIKSATAMPVAPAAAPAAAAPAAAEEKKEEEEEKKEEKKEEAVSEEQLAAGLESLFGF, encoded by the coding sequence ATGGAATACATCTATGCAAGCCTCATGCTCCACGCAGCTGGAAAAGAGATAAATGAAGAGAACCTAAAGAAGGTCCTCGAAGCAGCTGGAGTACAGGTAGACGAGGCACGCGTAAAAGCCGTAGTAGCCGCGCTAAAGAACATAAACATAGACGAGGTAATCAAGTCCGCGACGGCGATGCCCGTAGCACCAGCTGCTGCACCAGCAGCAGCCGCGCCAGCCGCAGCAGAGGAGAAGAAGGAAGAGGAAGAAGAAAAGAAAGAGGAGAAGAAAGAGGAAGCTGTGAGCGAGGAACAGCTAGCAGCAGGACTAGAGAGCCTCTTCGGCTTCTAA
- a CDS encoding ABC transporter ATP-binding protein, producing the protein MGGHRVGYVVRFAYSVTRRFSLHISVAALIIWIILLAVFFYYTLITKDFIDYLVSLLQSTRTSWHYSILRYALILLALWVLKYILNIFGEYLLRLTGLATLEGLATEFIKSLAAARPTKLPDKGDIIGRFISDLSRVSELGGFLASLGVQLARIGIGAFLLYTLNPKLFAVTLIIIPIYYAVFRISSRKLAFVSEQERHAFSRLSTVFRDFVEGLLHVKASPSIRRYLSSASEKNVRSWGSRLRRVFFYDTFFNQSFNSLYDVVRLIVLVIGGFFVAWGEATVGSIIAFSNAVYSVFEPIANISYAFATLGELYPYVKRVQEVLELEPERDVGEKLSKVDKIEAYSVEVEVGGRKLLQDVSLTLYRGRVYAVVGPTGSGKSTLLLTLIRFYEPARGEVRVNGRDYRVYSILSLRERILYLPQHPLVIQASIRDNIALGKPLSDNDIWRALRIAAVDFVTSLDEIVDPSKLSDGQKQRLALARAIAQNPDVLLLDEALNAVDEQTEALIMKNLREEVANERLASVVIVTHRSSTLEHTDYIYVLDKGRIVCEGIPEMC; encoded by the coding sequence ATGGGTGGGCATCGTGTCGGATATGTAGTTAGGTTTGCTTACTCGGTTACACGGCGTTTCTCGCTACACATCAGCGTAGCAGCCCTGATTATCTGGATTATATTGCTCGCCGTGTTCTTCTACTACACACTTATTACAAAAGACTTTATAGACTATCTTGTGTCCCTTCTTCAATCAACGAGAACTAGTTGGCATTACAGCATACTTCGCTATGCGCTTATCTTGCTTGCTTTATGGGTACTAAAATATATCTTAAACATATTTGGAGAATATCTGCTGAGACTTACTGGTCTTGCAACTCTCGAAGGCTTGGCGACCGAGTTTATTAAGAGTCTTGCAGCCGCTAGGCCTACTAAGCTCCCGGATAAAGGAGATATTATTGGCAGGTTTATATCGGATCTCAGTCGAGTGTCCGAGCTTGGAGGATTTTTGGCATCATTAGGGGTTCAACTTGCAAGGATAGGTATAGGTGCTTTTCTGCTCTATACTCTTAACCCGAAGCTCTTTGCTGTAACACTTATCATTATCCCTATATACTATGCAGTGTTTAGGATTAGTAGCAGGAAGCTGGCTTTCGTGTCTGAGCAAGAGCGGCATGCATTCTCGAGACTATCTACAGTGTTTCGGGACTTTGTTGAAGGCCTCCTTCATGTGAAAGCCTCGCCTAGTATACGTAGGTACCTTAGCTCTGCTTCGGAGAAGAATGTACGCTCCTGGGGGTCTAGGCTTCGTCGTGTATTCTTTTATGACACGTTCTTTAATCAGAGCTTTAACAGTCTCTATGACGTTGTGAGGCTAATAGTTCTAGTAATTGGAGGCTTCTTCGTAGCCTGGGGTGAGGCCACAGTTGGCAGCATTATAGCATTTAGTAACGCGGTTTACAGCGTATTTGAGCCTATAGCGAACATATCGTACGCGTTTGCGACGCTTGGCGAACTCTATCCCTACGTCAAGCGTGTCCAGGAAGTACTGGAACTTGAGCCGGAAAGAGATGTAGGCGAGAAGCTAAGCAAGGTGGACAAGATTGAGGCTTATAGTGTAGAAGTAGAAGTGGGAGGCCGTAAGCTCCTCCAAGACGTCTCTTTGACCTTGTATAGAGGACGCGTTTACGCAGTAGTTGGGCCCACGGGCTCTGGTAAATCAACGCTCCTCTTAACACTTATCAGGTTCTACGAGCCAGCTAGGGGGGAGGTGAGAGTCAATGGTCGTGATTATCGTGTTTACAGTATATTGTCGCTCCGCGAGAGAATACTCTACCTGCCCCAGCATCCTCTAGTAATTCAAGCAAGTATTAGAGACAATATAGCGCTGGGAAAACCGTTATCAGACAACGATATATGGCGTGCACTGAGAATCGCTGCTGTAGACTTTGTGACAAGCTTGGACGAGATCGTGGACCCCTCTAAGCTAAGTGATGGCCAGAAGCAGAGACTTGCCTTAGCAAGGGCCATAGCTCAGAACCCTGACGTGCTTCTCCTCGATGAAGCGCTAAATGCTGTAGATGAACAAACCGAGGCACTTATTATGAAAAACTTGCGCGAAGAGGTAGCAAATGAAAGGCTAGCATCTGTAGTAATAGTTACTCATCGATCATCAACCCTGGAACATACCGACTATATCTATGTGCTTGATAAAGGTAGAATAGTGTGTGAGGGTATCCCGGAGATGTGCTAA